Part of the Methanobacterium paludis genome is shown below.
TTAGGGGATTTAAGATAAATTAGGGGATTTAAGATAAATTAGGGGATTTAAGATAAATTAGGGGATTTAAGATAAATTAGGGGATTTAAGATAAATTAGGGGATTTAAGATAAATTAGGGGATTTAAGATAAATTAGGGGATTTAAGATAAATTAGGGGATTTAAGATAAATTAGGGGATTTAAGATAAATTAGGGGATTTAAGATAAATTAGGGGATTTAAGATAAATTAGGGGATTTAAGATAAATTAGGGGATTTAAGATAAATTAGGGGATTTAAGATAAATTAGGGGATTTAAGATAAATTAGGGGATTTAAGATAAATTAGGGGATTTAAGATAAATTAGGGGATTTAAGATAAATTAGGGGATTTAAGATAAATTAGGGGATTTAAGATAAATTAGGGGATTTAAGATAAATTAGGGGATTTAAGATAAATTAGGGGATTTAAGATAAATTAGGGGATTTAAGATAAATTAGGGGATTTAAGATAAATTAGGGGATTTAAGATAAATTAGGGGATTTAAGATAAATTAGGGGATTTAAGATAAATTAGGGGATTTAAGATAAATTAGGGGATTTAAGATAAATTAGGGGATTTAAGATAAATTAGGGGATTTAAAATAGATTAGGGGATTTAAGAATAATGTATTTAAGATAAAAAACCCCTAAATCATCCACAATTTTTTTTATTGAATCCACAATTTAAATCCTTTTAAGGGTTTCAACTTTACCATCTTTTCCAACAAGAACTTCATCTGCGAGTCCTGTAAACAGACCGTTTTCAACAACACCAGGAATCGAGTTTAGCTCAACTTCAAGGTCCCATGGATTTCCTATCTCTTCAAATGCCACATCCAGTACAAAGTTGCCGTTGTCTGTTATCACAGGGCCGTCCTTACGTTCAGCCATTCTCAGGGCAGGTGCACCGCCAATTATTTCTATATTACGCTGAACAACTCTCATAGCATCCGGAATGACCTCTACAGGTACTGGCATGCTGCCAAGTTGATCTACAATCTTTGAAGAGTCCACGATCACCACAAAACGAACTGCTGAACCATCAACTATTTTTTCCATTGTATGGGCTGCACCACCACCTTTTATAAGGTTAAGGTCAGGATCCACCTCATCAGCACCGTCCACCGCTATATCAATGTCGTGTTCGTTGAGGGTTGTTACAGGGATTCCTGATTCTTTAGCAAGGAAGAAGGACTGGTAAGAAGTTGGTATTCCCATAACTTCTATTTCATCTTTTTTTACCCGTTCTCCAAGTTTCTTTATGAAGTAGTGAGTTGTTGAACCTGTTCCAAGTCCAACTATGTCACCATCTTTCACAAGCTTCGCTGCTTCGTATCCAACTATTCTTTTAAGTTCCATAATTATTCCTCTCAGGGTTAGTAAATCAGAAATTCAGTACCTCAGGAGTACTGTGGTTAAGTCCAAACCCTTTGCACATTCATTATTTACTTTTCCAATTTTTTTAACTATTTTGCATTTATCTTCCAGGTATAAACCTTCTGGAAAACACAGTTCTCGCATTGAACATTCTTCATCACATTCAGGAGGGTTGAACACAATTTTAGATCCTTCAAAAGCTTTTTTAGAGTCTATAACTGTTTTGATATTTGCTTTATCAACTTCAACCACCTTTACCTTTCCCCCTTCATGAAGAAGGCATGGGTGTTCTGTATTTTTTACATCTTTTATCACGTACATTCTCCCAGTTTCAAGGGGATCTATACAAGTATTTTTAAATCTGCACTTTTCACATTCAGAAGAAGCACCGTAGTGCATGAATACAAGTCCTTTCTCTGCAAGATTTTTTCCAATAAGCGTTATCATGTTATCACCGAATAATCAGGTTTTATTCCCATTTAATGTAATAATTTGTTAATATTAAAATAATATTAAGGAATCTATCAAGTATTGAGAATTACTATATATGTCAGATTATATAAACATGATTTAATTTCCACTTTTTTTGGTTTGTAGATACTTGTATTCATTTTCTTTTAGTGTTTTTGTGGATTATATTAATTTATATTCATGTATTCCCCCATTGGGTTCCAATCAGTTTATCATACTATTATGATCAAATTTTCTTAAAAGTTTATTCCTAAAAGTTTAAATAATACTTTAATTTTAATGTTCATAGTGTTTTCAGGTTTAAATATACAATTCAAAACTTCTCAGTACTTCGTTATAGATTTATGTAAGAATACGAGGATATAAAACTAAAAAACAAAAGATTAGAAAATTTTAAATAATAAAAAAAATAAATTAAATATGAGTTATTATTAACTCATACATTGAGAATACTTTGGTAGATAAGCAATCTAGGTAAAAAGGGGGAGGTAGACACCCTAACTCCTTTTTACCATTCATAACTTTCATTCAGCTTTGATTTTTTATTTTTGAGAAAATATCGATATAACTTCTTTAAAGCTTTTTAAGTGCCCCAAAATGTAAATTTGAAGAAATACTAAATTATTAACAATTAGATTCATAATTAGGTTAAGAATGGGGAGTGAAAAAATTGGATCACCACGATTCTAATCATCAGATGAAACATACGGATGAATCTCATGAAAAAAATGGTGAATGTGTTGTATGTGGAGGAAAACTAACTGAAGAACATAGAATGAAAGGAGAACACGTTCATTCTGGCATGATTGATGATTTAAAAAAAAGATTCTTGATATCATTACTCATAACCATACCTATTCTTATTTTATCACCTACAATTCAAGGATTAGTTGGTTTAGGTAACTCATTCAGATTTACAGGAGATTTATACCTTCTTTTTGCATTATCGTCCATAGTCTATTTTTATGGTGGTTATCCATTTTTTAAAGGATTTTTCAACGAAATCAAATTGAGAACACCTGGAATGGATATGTTAATTTCTGTTGCTATTACCAGTGCTTACCTCTACAGCAGTGCAGTTGTTTTTGGTCTCATGGGCGAAGTTTTTTTCTGGGAACTTGCTACACTAATTGATATTATGCTTATTGGGCACTGGTTGGAGATGAAATCCGTGATGGGTGCTTCCAGAGCACTTGAAGAACTTGTAAAACTCATGCCATCAAATGCACATAAAATAATGTTTGATAAGAGCATAATAGACGTTCCTTTAGATGAACTGAGTGTAGAAGACCATGTAGTCATTAAACCGGGAGAAAAGGTTCCAGTTGATGGAGAAATTATCAGAGGGAATACTTCTATCGATGAATCAATGATTACGGGTGAATCAGAACCTGTATTTAAGGAAATTGGTGCCGAAGTCATTGGTGGATCTATTAATGGGGATGGATCCATTACTGTGGAAATTAAAAAAACTGGGAAGGATTCATTCCTTTCAAAAGTTATAACTCTTGTTGAGGAAGCACAGGCAAATAAATCAAAGACACAAAATCTGGCTGACAGTTTTGCAACATGGCTTACGATAATAGCTCTATCTGGTGGATTTATAACCCTCTTAGTATGGTTAGCCGTTACAAATTTGGGATTTGAATTTGCTCTTGAGAGGGCTGTAACTGTAATGGTTATTGCATGTCCACATGCACTTGGACTTGCAGTACCATTGGTTGTTGCAGTTTCAACTTCCCTATCAGCACGAAATGGGCTTTTAATTAGAAATCGTGCTTCTTTTGAAAGATCACGAGACGTTAATGCCATAATATTTGACAAAACAGGCACACTTACACAAGGAAAGTTTGGTGTTACTGATATTATTCCTTTAAGCAGTGAATATAATGAAAATGATGTTTTAAAATATGCAGCTTCACTTGAATCATATTCTGAGCATCCTATTGCTAAAGGAGTTGTAAATTCAGTTAAAGAGACTTTTGACGTTAAAGATTTTAAATCAATCCCTGGAAAGGGTATTCAAGGTAAAATTAATACAAAAAACGTTGAGGTAGTAAGTCCAAGATATTTAAAAGAGCTTAACCTTGATATTTCTAATGAAAAGGTAGATAAACTCTTGTCTGAAGGAAAAACAATTGTTTTTGTAATTATTGAAGCAGAACTTAAAGGTGTAATTGCACTTGCAGATATTATAAGGGAAGAGTCCAGAGAAGCTATTAAAGAATTCAGAGATATGGGAATCCAGTGCATGATGATTACGGGGGATAGAAAAGAGGTTGCAGAATGGGTATCCAAGGAAATTGGACTTGATAAATATTATGCAGGAGTTTTACCACAAGAAAAAGCAGGAAAAGTTCGAGAAATTCAATCTGAAGGTTTAATTGTTGCTATGACTGGTGATGGTATTAATGATGCCCCTGCCCTTGCACAGGCGGATATAGGTATTGCAATCGGTGCAGGTACAGATGTAGCTATTGAAGCTGGTGATGTTGTTTTGGTAAGAAGCAATCCTCTTGATGCTGTTTATATAATAAAGCTTTCTAAATCAACCTACAAAAAAATGGTCCAAAATTTAGCTTGGGGAGCTGGATACAACATTTTTGCCATTCCAATTGCAGCAGGCGTTCTTTATAGTTTTGGAATTCTTTTAACCCCCGCTGCAGGAGTTATATTAATGTCACTTAGCACCATTATTGTGGCTTTTAATTCAAGAACCCTTAAAATTGAGAAGATTGCTAAAACATAATATTTTATGGAAAAATATAGAAATTGCAAGGTGATTAAATGTCAACAGGATTAGCCCATTATCCAATCTTTGGTATAGATTTAGTTGTTTATATAGGTACAACTGCCTTAATCCTCTTAATATTTGTGGCTTCAATTAAAAGCTTAAATAGACTCGTTTTGAAAAAAAGAGGTAAGACTATTTCCCCCAATTGGCATCATTGGCTCGCAATTATTGTAATAATTTTAGTAGTAATACATGTTGCAATACAATATATTTAATATTAAATTAAAGAGGTGATTTAATGGATAGAAACACAATGATAGTGTTAATAGTGTTGATCATTGCAGTAGTCATAGTAGTTATCTTTAGTTGGTTATGGATGTACACTCCTTATATGGGCGGATATCATGGTAACTACGGTAATCATATGGGATCCGGGATGATGCAAGGATATTAAGAAATTAGATTGTGGAATTATCCAGGTTACAAGATTAAAAGCAAATACAATGGTAGAGAGAGTTGACTTGGATCCCCATGAAAATGGGGAATATTAAGAAGCCCATCAATGATCATTGATGGGGAGATAAAATCTAGTGGAAATGTCTTATCAGTTGAAGAATTAAAAAAACTGTTAAAAAGAGAATATGTAAATAAAATTTACCTGAAATTTTTTTATGATATTATTGTGGCTTTTAAAATTCAAGAACCCTTAAAAATTGAGAAGATTGCTAAAACATAATATTTTACGGAAAAATAGGAGAGAGTTAGGAATATTGAAAAGACTAATCTTCTCCCCTATTTAATGGAAGTATATCTATATAACCCCTGTTGTGACTGCCAGTGCTTCTGCTGATTCCTCTGTGAGTCCCCTATCCCCGAGAATTGTGTATCTTTCTTTACGGATCGTATGGGCTTTTGTAAGGGCTTCTATAATGTATTCTGGCTTAATTCCCATTTCATGAGCTGTTGTAGGGGCTTTAATGGTTTTTAATGTGTCCCTAATAAATTTCCAATCCCCTCCATGGAGATACATCATCATTATAGTGCCTAAACCACACTGTTCTCCGTGAAGAGCTGGTTTTGGTGCTACAATATCCAGGGCGTGGCTGAATTTATGTTCAGAACCGCTTGCAGGTCTGCTTGTGCCCGCAATACTTATGGCAATTCCACTGCTTATCAAAGCCTTAACAACAAGGCCCGCACTCTCCGCAAGTCCTTCTTTTATGGCATCGGCAGATTTCATTGTCATTTTTGCTGTCATAAGAGACAAAGCTGATGCAGAATCGCTGTAATACTCGTTCAATAACCTGTGAGACAGTTGCCAGTCCAGTATCGCTGTGTAGTTTGATATTATATCACCACACCCTGCTGCAAGTAACCTGAAAGGTGCTTTGCTTATGATTGATGTATCCGCAATAATTCCAAGGGGAGGTTTTGCCTTAAGCGAAACACTTCCTCCTTCATTTTTTATTGAAGCTCGCGGTGATGCTATTCCATCGTGGGATGCTGCAGTTGGCACGCTTATAAAGTGAATTCCAGATCTGGTGGATGCAAGCTTTGCAACATCTATAACCTTTCCCCCTCCAACACCTAAAACAATGGAAGCACTTCCAATCCCATCTTGAACTTCTATAACCGCATCTTTTGATGCTTTTTCGATTGTGATATTTTCAACTTCAAATCCTTCATCCTGAAGGCTTTTGATTGCTTTTTCTCCTGCAACTTTAAGGGTGTGATGTCCTGTTACAACCAGAACTTTACCACTGATCCTCAAATCCTTACAGATAGCACCGGTTTCCTCAATCACTCCTTCACCAGTGTGTATTTCCCGAGGGAGCTGAATCTTTTGAAAATCCATTTTATCGTACCTTTTGTATCAGTAATATAACACCATTTAATAAAATAATTTTTGATTTCTCTTAAAATTTCTCTTTAAATCTATTAAGATCTCTCTTTTAATTTACCGGATCAAATTGTAAAAATCAAATTGTAAAAAATTTTATTCAACTTGATCTAAATGAGAATAATGGAATTTTTACTCTTTTGATACTTTTAACTTATAGTTTAATCTATAATCAATATGTATGGAATTCCCCTATTCAAATAGTTATTATTTAAAAATTTAAAAGCTCCAATGATTATATAAAACAATAGAATAGATAAAATTATAAAATAAAACTAGAACTTTTGAAGCAATATAGTTCAAAATAAGAATATTTCAAATAATCCTTAAAAAATTAAAAAAGATTAAAATTAATAAAAATCCAGATCCAACAGATTTAATAAAAGATTTGTTGATAAGGATTTGATAAAAATAAAGATTGTTGATAAAAGATTTGATGAAAATAGTTAGTAAATTAAATTTGATAAAAAGATTGATAAATTTAAATTTTATCCGTAATTAAATCAAATAATTTTAATAAAAATATTGATAATGGTGAATAAATGACTGATTTCAGCGAATGGTTCCACAATATCCTAGAAGAAGCAGAAATAATCGATACACGTTACCCTATAAAAGGAATGCACGTCTGGCTCCCTCAGGGCTTCAAAATAAGAAAGTACACACTGAAAATTTTAAAGGAAATCCTCGACGAAGACCATGAAGAAGTACTGTTCCCCCTATTGATACCAGAAAATGAACTTGCAAAGGAAGCAATACACGTCAAAGGATTTGAAACTGAAGTTTACTGGGTAACACACGGCGGTCTCACAGAACTCAATGAAAAACTTGCTTTGAGACCTACAAGTGAAACAGCCATGTATCCTATGTTCTCGCTATGGGTCCGCTCCCACACAGACCTCCCCATGAAATTTTATCAGGTGGTTAATACTTTCAGATACGAAACCAGACACACAAGGCCCCTTATAAGGGTTCGGGAGATTACAACCTTTGAAGAGGCACACACAGCGCACGCCTCAAGGGAAGACGCAGCAAAACAGGTTGAAAATGCTGTTGAAATTTATAAGACTTTCTTCAACATATTGGGAATACCCTACGTCGTAACAAAAAGGCCTGAGTGGGACAAGTTCCCAGGGGCTGATTACACAATGGCCTTTGATACATTACTACCCGATGGTAAAACCCTCCAGATCGCAACTGTGCACAACTTGGGGCAGACATTTGCAAAAACTTTTGATATAACCTATGAAACAGCTGAAGGCGCACACGAATATGTTTACCAAACATGTTACGGCCTATCTGACCGAGTTATAGCTTCTGTCATTGGTATACATGGTGATGAAGCAGGACTGTTCTTACCTCCAGAGATTGCCCCTTATCAGGTTGTTATAGTTCCTATAATTTTCAAAAAGGGAAGCGAAGAGGTTATGGAATTCTGCAGA
Proteins encoded:
- a CDS encoding UPF0179 family protein encodes the protein MITLIGKNLAEKGLVFMHYGASSECEKCRFKNTCIDPLETGRMYVIKDVKNTEHPCLLHEGGKVKVVEVDKANIKTVIDSKKAFEGSKIVFNPPECDEECSMRELCFPEGLYLEDKCKIVKKIGKVNNECAKGLDLTTVLLRY
- the proS gene encoding proline--tRNA ligase; translation: MTDFSEWFHNILEEAEIIDTRYPIKGMHVWLPQGFKIRKYTLKILKEILDEDHEEVLFPLLIPENELAKEAIHVKGFETEVYWVTHGGLTELNEKLALRPTSETAMYPMFSLWVRSHTDLPMKFYQVVNTFRYETRHTRPLIRVREITTFEEAHTAHASREDAAKQVENAVEIYKTFFNILGIPYVVTKRPEWDKFPGADYTMAFDTLLPDGKTLQIATVHNLGQTFAKTFDITYETAEGAHEYVYQTCYGLSDRVIASVIGIHGDEAGLFLPPEIAPYQVVIVPIIFKKGSEEVMEFCRNLEKTLKSKGIRVHFDDRDIRAGKKYYEWEMRGVPLRIDVGPRDIANKKVVTVRRDEKEKEIVDFKPENIAEDVKSILDDVTRNMGDKSWKSFNNEVRSVETLEEASEKISKYNGIISFGWCGDEACGKELEEKINVDILGIQGEIEDGNVCINCGKPAKHVALIAKTY
- a CDS encoding NAD(P)-dependent glycerol-1-phosphate dehydrogenase, whose amino-acid sequence is MDFQKIQLPREIHTGEGVIEETGAICKDLRISGKVLVVTGHHTLKVAGEKAIKSLQDEGFEVENITIEKASKDAVIEVQDGIGSASIVLGVGGGKVIDVAKLASTRSGIHFISVPTAASHDGIASPRASIKNEGGSVSLKAKPPLGIIADTSIISKAPFRLLAAGCGDIISNYTAILDWQLSHRLLNEYYSDSASALSLMTAKMTMKSADAIKEGLAESAGLVVKALISSGIAISIAGTSRPASGSEHKFSHALDIVAPKPALHGEQCGLGTIMMMYLHGGDWKFIRDTLKTIKAPTTAHEMGIKPEYIIEALTKAHTIRKERYTILGDRGLTEESAEALAVTTGVI
- a CDS encoding copper-translocating P-type ATPase, which codes for MKKLDHHDSNHQMKHTDESHEKNGECVVCGGKLTEEHRMKGEHVHSGMIDDLKKRFLISLLITIPILILSPTIQGLVGLGNSFRFTGDLYLLFALSSIVYFYGGYPFFKGFFNEIKLRTPGMDMLISVAITSAYLYSSAVVFGLMGEVFFWELATLIDIMLIGHWLEMKSVMGASRALEELVKLMPSNAHKIMFDKSIIDVPLDELSVEDHVVIKPGEKVPVDGEIIRGNTSIDESMITGESEPVFKEIGAEVIGGSINGDGSITVEIKKTGKDSFLSKVITLVEEAQANKSKTQNLADSFATWLTIIALSGGFITLLVWLAVTNLGFEFALERAVTVMVIACPHALGLAVPLVVAVSTSLSARNGLLIRNRASFERSRDVNAIIFDKTGTLTQGKFGVTDIIPLSSEYNENDVLKYAASLESYSEHPIAKGVVNSVKETFDVKDFKSIPGKGIQGKINTKNVEVVSPRYLKELNLDISNEKVDKLLSEGKTIVFVIIEAELKGVIALADIIREESREAIKEFRDMGIQCMMITGDRKEVAEWVSKEIGLDKYYAGVLPQEKAGKVREIQSEGLIVAMTGDGINDAPALAQADIGIAIGAGTDVAIEAGDVVLVRSNPLDAVYIIKLSKSTYKKMVQNLAWGAGYNIFAIPIAAGVLYSFGILLTPAAGVILMSLSTIIVAFNSRTLKIEKIAKT
- a CDS encoding thioredoxin domain-containing protein, with the translated sequence MLRSPSMIIDGEIKSSGNVLSVEELKKLLKREYVNKIYLKFFYDIIVAFKIQEPLKIEKIAKT
- the rpiA gene encoding ribose-5-phosphate isomerase RpiA, with translation MELKRIVGYEAAKLVKDGDIVGLGTGSTTHYFIKKLGERVKKDEIEVMGIPTSYQSFFLAKESGIPVTTLNEHDIDIAVDGADEVDPDLNLIKGGGAAHTMEKIVDGSAVRFVVIVDSSKIVDQLGSMPVPVEVIPDAMRVVQRNIEIIGGAPALRMAERKDGPVITDNGNFVLDVAFEEIGNPWDLEVELNSIPGVVENGLFTGLADEVLVGKDGKVETLKRI